In Xyrauchen texanus isolate HMW12.3.18 unplaced genomic scaffold, RBS_HiC_50CHRs HiC_scaffold_594, whole genome shotgun sequence, the genomic stretch ggccatgaagggatgcacatggtcagtaacaatactcaaataggctgtggaattcaagcaatgattgattggtattaacggGCCCAAtgtgtgtgccaagaaaacattttccacactgttacaccaccaccaccagcctgaacCATTGACACAAGGCTGGTTGgttccatggattcatgctgttggtgcCAAAGTCTGAtcctaccatctgtgtgcctcagcagatATTTGAGATGCATCAGACCAGGCTACATTTTTCCAGTcctcaactgtccagttttggcgGGCTTGTGCCCACTTCAGCCTCAGCTTTATGTTCTTGGTGGACAGAAGTTTAGGACATCACTCAagatttgatgtgttgtgcattctgagatgctattctgctcactacaattatacagagtggttatacaaattaccgtagcctttctgtcagctcaaaccagtctggccattctctgttgacctctcatcaaaaAAGTATTTCTGTttgcagaactgcagctcactgtatgttttttgttttgtttttggcaccattctgagtaaattctagagactgttgtgtgaaaatcccaggtgatcagcagttacagaaatactcaaaccatcccgtcttgcaccaacaatcatgacgcggttgaaatcactgagatcacattgtttccccattctgatggttgatgtgaacattaactgaagctcctgacctgtatctgcataattttatgccttgcactgctgccacacaattggcttattatataattgcatgaataagtaggcgtacaggtgttcctaataaagtgtataTGTAAGTACTGCATATAAGTGGGTCACGTATACATGCTTTTGCATGTTTCATGTTTGGTGGTGTTTACTAGGAACAAGGATGTACCAGTAAACCACAGGGACTTCTGGTATGCCACTTACACACTGTACAGCATATCAGAGCCTGTGGAGAGCGATGAGAGGCTCAGTGATGCTGCCAGTGGAAGCTCCGGGGGGGAGCAGTCCTCTAGTAGCAGACAACACACCATGGTGTCCTTCCTCAAGCCTGTACTTAAGCAGATCATCATGGCAGGCAAATCCATGCAGCTGCTGAAGAACCTGGACTGCAAGGAGACCGAGCAAGCAGATGGCTCCTCCAGAGGTCAGTGATGATCTGAGGAAAGGAAAACCTCAAACATCTGAATGCGTTTTAGTCTTTCATTTTCTAAATAGTTGTTTAATTTGTGTTTCTGTATTtgcttaaaattgtctttttttgtcACTGTTTATTATAGCAATTAGACTTGTTAGATAACAAACAAGATTGTTTTAGTATTTCTTCACACTTGTGTTCTTCTACAGATGCGGAAAGGAAGAGTCTGTACACACTTTTCCTGGAATCAGTGCAGACACGCCTTCGCCATGGAGAAGAGTCGCCCACAAATACAGTTACAGAGCAACAGGCTACTAAGAAAAGCCTGATCAAGATGCAGTCCGTTGTGGCACGGCATCTGGAGCTGGATGACATCCATGACCCCCTTCTGGCTATCAATTTTGCAAGGTGACGACAGGCGCATGTTGACTTTGCAAGTTAAGATTGTTAAGATTGTTAAAGATTAAAACTTTCTTCAGTCTCATTGTATCTTGTAAACAAAGACTCTAAACAGTGTTTGGTGTGGATCATTATATCATTAGCTTAAAGTAATGTTCTCCCCAACTCTTGCAGGCTATATTTAGAACAGAATGACTTCCATGAGAAATTCTCTGGTGGTAGTGTGATTTTGGACCGTTCCTCAGAATCTGTTACATGTCAGACATTTGAGCTCACCCTACGCTCCTGTCTGTACCCACATATTGTGAGGAGATACATTGAATGCTGCGGAAACCTCATGAGAACCCTGAAGAAGGACTATAGGTGAAATACTGCCGAAGAATCTTTTGTACATTAACCTAAATATAGATTTAGATGGTTTAAAGATCATTTAgttcatcaatattttttttttatccaaggcTACTGGGATACTTGCAGGCAATGAGAAACTACTTCCTCTTGGAGGCTGGGGACACTATGTATGATTTCTACACAGCCATCTTTGACAAAGTTCTGGAGAAGGAGAGCTGGCAGCAGCTAGCATTTCTTAATGTTCAGCTGCAAGAGGCTGTTGGACAGCGACACCCAGAGGACAGCAGTCGGTACTGCCACTTATCTAACAATGCTGCTCTTGAGATTCCGTGGTTTACCATTCAAACCTACCTTTTATCCTTAATATCCTTCCTATTTGTGGTTTAATTTTGGTTTTTGTTTCTCACATCTTTCTCTCAATTCCACAGGCTGTCAATATGTCTTGAAACGATTGACCCTGCAAGAAAAAAACAGCCAGTCAATAACCTTGATGGTCTTACACTGAGTTATAAGGTTTCACAtccaacatttatttaatgaatttatttgattttgactGCTGCAATTATTCTATTCTGCTCTGAGTTATTGTAATCATATAATGGTTGTATTTATTGTCTGTCTCTCACCAGGTTCCATGGCCTGTAGATATTGTTATTAGTTCAGAGTGTCAGAAAATCTACAATCAGGTCTTCCTACTGTTACTTCAAATCAAATGGGCTAAATATAGTTTGGATACATTGCGATTCAGTGGTAAGTTATGATTGAGAAGTTCTCACTACTTCTGTTTATATGGAATAAAATCAAAGAGAAGCAATTAGTATGGATTACTAATACAAATACTCTTTTATTACACTATTTCATGTACAAGCCAAGAAAAGCAACAAGGTTACATAAATCTATATTCTTTGAATTAAAAGGGGGGGTCAGAAATAAATTCCTTTATACATGAGTGGCAGATTAATTTGgtatacttttaaaaaatgttattggTTCATACAGATagcaaagaaaagcaaaacatatatacacagaatcaacatttaacccccactattaccagaccctcaacaaacatccctgcgGTCACATataagtatacacacacacacacacacacacacacacaaacaaaatatagaccatagatatacatatatataatagtcacacacatttaaaactatgcttctctctccactgcccctccccgagagccatccaaaaacacaaaattgctgccccatttcccatcaaacgaATACCAGATCCACAGCTTTCTACATGACACTACTTgaaagccaccaccctccccatctccatggaccactcttgaaatgagggcactccagccgacttccatgcccttaaaacaatttgtctgccaatcataacactggtgaGGTCCCAATTTTTTAcgtgtttatcccctatattgatgactgccccatcacttaaaatacagagtctgggtaAAGAGGAGCAgatttgcatctctagatacagacttgacatttttttagaatcctagcccacacttcttccgggcagtacgctgtcagagccaaagcttcggatttagaacaATTAACTCTGTATgtaatttagaaaaggaattattaATTCTCTGGAGttaaggcatagatctaattgggtcagagacgaataatgaAATATCCTCTGGATAAAGCATAAGCTTATTCACCACACCTTCTGCCACTACccttggaaaatcatcttcctttcttatcgttgctgctaatggttccattAGCAGCccctatccacagtaaaattaatcTAAAATTAATCTATTTGTTTTTACTGCCACTAccgtgtgtctataaagtaaccaatctaaccaataaaagtattcccggatctgtacatttccaaaatcttaagacaatcccattctaccatatcaaatgcaatTTTCAGCATCAAGggagatggcagcgactggagtctgataatttgccactgaccacatggtattgatgaaatgcctaatgttatcagaagagctatggccccgaataaaccccacctgatctatatgtataagaggtgtcataacttaatcggttagcccaaatttttgacaatattttaacagctAGCTGGATCAAAGAAATTGGATGGTAATTGTTACAATCACTTGgaactttgtcctttttaagaatcagactgatccgggcttgagtcatggttggcggaagctttccattctttaatgattctgtataaacttccagcaaaagtggagccagttctgtagcataagatctaaaaaaactcagcggcaaagccatctggccccggagatttgcctataggcaaggccttaattacatcaccaagctcctccaagattatctcagaatcaagagaattgttttgctcagccatcagtttaggaagttctaatggttccacaaagtttctaatatcctcatcagtagatgaagacgtggaactatagagatcaaaatggaattctttaaaagcatttttaaaattaatataaaagttaaatatttcaccaccaacaGAAAGGttgaaaaagacactctctgtTTTATTTATCTAGCCAGTTGTTTTCCTGCCATGTCCCCTGACTCAAGGTATAACACtcatgccctgaatagccaaaactccaccttacaggacaaaatagtattatatctgtattttaatggggtcaattctctgaggccatcagacatcATTcgatgcttcagctctgcctcggcacttttaata encodes the following:
- the LOC127642397 gene encoding gamma-tubulin complex component 5-like, translated to ETVTLSAVLERLSPHLAQITVLHRVFCTGVAEVPPGTPNVLRASHLLNTLYKAIIEYDSVGEASEQSVALLFSLWVETVRPYLEIVDEWIVHGHLFDPAKEFIIQRNKDVPVNHRDFWYATYTLYSISEPVESDERLSDAASGSSGGEQSSSSRQHTMVSFLKPVLKQIIMAGKSMQLLKNLDCKETEQADGSSRDAERKSLYTLFLESVQTRLRHGEESPTNTVTEQQATKKSLIKMQSVVARHLELDDIHDPLLAINFARLYLEQNDFHEKFSGGSVILDRSSESVTCQTFELTLRSCLYPHIVRRYIECCGNLMRTLKKDYRLLGYLQAMRNYFLLEAGDTMYDFYTAIFDKVLEKESWQQLAFLNVQLQEAVGQRHPEDSSRLSICLETIDPARKKQPVNNLDGLTLSYKVPWPVDIVISSECQKIYNQVFLLLLQIKWAKYSLDTLRFSDLTVAANRQEGGQSEESTVKEPINQQIHRMFLLRVKLMHFVNSLHTYIMTRILHSTGLEFQHQVQEAKDLDQLIKIHYRYLSTIHDRCLLREKVSFVKEAITKVLNLVLIFSDRWQAGFGAWKIESIDKMESDLKNCHMFLVTILNKAVCRGSFPHLESLALSLMAGFEQC